TGATATCGGGCTCCTAAATCCATACTATCCTCAAGATGTTGCTCAGAAACAGATTCACCTCACACTCTGTGCATATATGTTTCCTTTGCAAAAGTGTGGTTTTAATAACCTTTTCCATGATAGCTATCCAACTTGACATTAAGTACACGTTGTTTGCCAAAATTCAGAAAGAAGGAGAGATTGTTTTTCTAAGAGTACAGACCTTCCTCACAGGAGACTGGCTGACATGGGTAGCTCATTTGGCTTGACTGGCTTTAAAGAACACAGCCTTCACTTTCTGCAACAAGGCACTCGCAACAGGTCTGCAATATCTTATGTGCACACCTCATACAAGCCTGCATTTTCTCTTAAGAGGTAACATCAACAAACTCATTGATACTGTAGGCAGAGCAAGGTTAAACACTTTTCACTTGTTTACAGGGCTTTCTATATGCCTTGTAACATGGttcctttctttgctgcagcCACAAATTCTGCTGAGCAATTTAGTGCTGTCAGTCACCCTGGAAACAAATCCTACACCACCACAGTGTAGTCAGTTCCCTCCATCACTCTGTTCTCACTCCTGAAAATTACACTGCTGTACATTTACGCTAGGAGAGAAAGGAATCTGGGCTACCTTTTTCTACCAGTCAAATTACCTGAAGAAGGACATGCTGTGTCTCCTCTATTAAAAAATGGCATATTTTTGCTGCTATATTCAAAGTCTGCTGTTCATTTCTGGCTGAAATTACATCACCAAGAAGCGTTCTCCTCCAGCAAGTACTAAAACAGAAGTGTTTGAACAACACACAATCATTTGCTGTATTCCTCAATTGAACGATAAACATACAGTTATGCTAAAAATAACGTCACTGGCATAAGGCAAGTAGGGTCAGCATACATGAGAAAGGCACACAGCATTCAGATATGAGACTGGTAAGgcaagcaaaagagaagagagatttaATGGCCTGGAGCAGCAGTTCCAATCCTCCCTACCCTTTTCAGCCAAAGCCACGGTCTGCACTTAGACCAATGCTTCTGGTCTTTACTGCTGTGCCATGCTGCCACCAACTTCAGCAGCACCAGTGAGGAATAAAAGCTATTCACTCAGAACTTACTAGCCTGTCTTCTGCGAAACTTCACCTCACATACTGACATATTTCATGGGCTTGAAACCAGTACCACGGggatttatttttagttcttatAATCAACTTCTTCCACTCAGCAATGAATCTTCAAAGCATAAACAGCTTCAAacaagagaaaacttttttttttatttactattcCAAGCAAAGCTCAGGTAACCATTTTATATTAATGCAAGGCAAATTCGCCATTTGGAACAAATGATCAAAACTGTGCTGACAGTCACTGGAGATTAATTTCAGCAACTTATTTGGCCCTAGAATTTCAGAAGCAGCCTGTGGAACACATGCTTTAAAGAAATCAAGCAAGGTCAATAGCATTTAGAAGTCTCATGAAACCAACAGGAAAAAGGTCTGGAGTCTGAACCTTAAAGTAATATCTGGTTCTcaaaatagaaagggaaaacaatggGGTGTGTCTACTGTTTAATACAAGAAATCAAAAGACCAAAGCAGCAAATATGCAATGACTTTACATTATATAGtgttctctgcctttcctctttcAATTCACACCTGGAGTCAATGAGATAGACACAGGAAATCCAAAATAATTGTCCCACTATCTCACACACAGCCAGCAAAgatcaaataaaggaaaatggCACATGCACATTGTCTAATTATTCAAAAAGTACTAAAACTTACAATTCATCTGCTCCAAGACTTAACAACTTGAGGGCTGTGAGGAGTCTCCAAGATGGTCCATCCCATCCAAAGGTCAGGTTTCTAAAAAGTCACAAGAGATGAGATGCAGAAAGTACTGGTGATCTTTTACAGCATGATAGCTTTCTTCTTGACAAGTGTCAACAAGGGAAGACCTGCTTTTCGGAGCTAGAGGACTCCTTGACTTCCCTTACTCTGCTGCTATCCACAGCTAGGAGACAGTCTGGACCTTGAAACCTATCTCAAGCTTTGATATTGGTGTTTACCACTTCTACATTCTCCCACAAACAGCAAGCAAatcagtttgttaaaaaaacaaataattattttatgctGGATTTTGATACTGGAAGCAAAATTTGACTCCCAGAAAAACTGACAAGAAAGCtcacagggaaacaaaaaacTCCCAATACCTACTCTAAGAAATCGTGATCCTTTAGAATGGAaagttttgcctttctctgcttgTCCAGTGGTGGAAAATATTGGAGGAGAGTATCtgcataaaaacaaattttagatatttaaataaatgatatGTAGAAGAAACCACAATCCTCGATTCTGAAATGACATTTCAACCATATTTTTCAAGTAGCTACAGGACAAAGACCAAAACCTGCTACACTTTGAACTTTAACATAATCAAAAAGGTATCTACTTCTCAAAAGCTATCAGCAATCTCCAGGACTGTATCCTTATAATGGAAATCCTGACTCAAAGTTTATGAACTACTCTCAGCAACTTCACTTTGTGGGGATCAGCATTTAAATCCTGAAGTCAATGGTACGATCTAAGACATCCAATTGGAAGCTCTACATACATGCTGGTAAGAATTGCaattttacaaaaggaaaagttaCCAAAGAatactttcaattttaaaaatccaatccTTAAATTCTATGCAGTTCAAAGTTGTATCGAACTCTATTCCACTTCTTGGAAATACATACAAATGTTTTGatggcactaaaaaaaaaaatcataatgccTTAATAAGCATTGTGCATATTGTGCactgtgcatatatatgcatgcaagTGCATGAACTTCTTCATTATCCTTTAATTACCCCTTTTCACCCGCATCTCCTGTTGAAGACAGACAGCATTAATATGCTCAGATGCTCTGCTCTCTACTATTGTACTTTTCAATGTCAAGACAATCTATAAATCCAACCTGATGAGACATAAACACTGCTGTGAGGGTTATCAATGGCAACAAATCCATATTCTAGTAGCAGTCGCTGATTATCGTGAGGCCCATAGCAGATAAATACTTCTTCGTATTTTTTATGCTGTGAATTTGTCCAAATTTCATAGCTTCTTGTCTGCTCATTAAATGCAGCCTTTACCTttgagaagttaaaaataaaaggttttactCTTGACAGGAAGACAGggtaaaaaagaaatcagatctTGAATATTAAAACCCAAGAGTATTGAACACTTCTctaacactgaaacaaaacaggTAGTGTTCCAGATGTCTGAAAAGGCAACCCATTTGGACAATTCCACACCAGGATTATTCTATAAATACTAGTAtgaagaagaacaaacaaaactttaGTCTGCAGGATGTGCCACCCACTGTGTAGACTTATTACAGAAGCCCCAAATCCGCAAATAAAAATGGCTTCATGCAGAGTTGGCCACTTCTGTGCTATCCCAGCTCTATGTTGGCACATAGTCTCTGGCATAAGGTGGAACTGCCCAATATACTTTTCTAAGGCTGCCCAAAAGCTTCAGCCAGAGGTGAAGTAACACAGGGACCGTGTAACTCAAGATTTGTCACTAGGAGCTGAGCCTTTCGGGAGAGCAGAGTAGGGTTACATTTACAAGTGGCTCTTCCCAATAGCTATCCTGAACACAAATTTCACCCACACACATCGCACTGTGGCCCTCCCTGTACCTTTGCTTTGCTACATAAACTGAAACATTTGAATCATCTTTATTCAACTGCCTGGGGCTGAATAATGACCTCCAGGGTATAACCAACCATGAGTACTCAGCCTGCGCGTGTCCTCAATAGACAATTTTCCCACTGTGAGATCTCTCACTGACCTCCAGACACTCCTAATCCATCACATAAATGCATACTGTATTGAGATAGTGCATttacaaataaagaaattaaGTGATCTATTTTTAGTTTCTTACCTGAACATTTGGACTGTGGTTTAGCAAATCTAAATATGGTGCCAAGGCATAAACATCTGGCTCAAGAGAAAAACATTCCCTCTGTGAATGTTTCATGTATATTGTCCTGGTATTAATAGTGCACCAAGCCCACTCTAGAGCACTGTAGTTAAAAATAGTTCCTGTGTTCTCAGCAAACAAAggctgcagggaagagaaaaaagcctTGGAAGACATGTACAACTCATGGACCGTTGTTCTCTGCTCCTGAGCCTTCTTTCTTAATGGTTCAGGAAGAAGGCTTACTACGTCATGCTCCAAACAAACAGGGCAAGTGTATGTCTTGGGTAAAACATCAAGATATGGCTTCCACAGAGATTTCTCACCAGCATGCTTCTCTGCTATTAAAAATGTGCACAGTGCTATCAAAGGAGATACAGGAGGCTTCCAcctattagaaaataaaataaaaataccaacatAGCAGATACACAGAGGTGACATAGAAAATGGATGCAGCAGTATTTTATCTCTCTTCTAGttcttttaaatgttataaatagcttctattttaaacttctttgTAGTTCA
The genomic region above belongs to Mycteria americana isolate JAX WOST 10 ecotype Jacksonville Zoo and Gardens chromosome 1, USCA_MyAme_1.0, whole genome shotgun sequence and contains:
- the SETD4 gene encoding SET domain-containing protein 4 isoform X2, which encodes MKKSRGRTGRKRRRRHLQSCMDGVNCSCKLEYIKLKKWLKDRGFEDSNLRPAQFWDTGRGLMTTKALQAGDLIISLPQKCLLTTGTVLSSCLGEYIMKWKPPVSPLIALCTFLIAEKHAGEKSLWKPYLDVLPKTYTCPVCLEHDVPLFAENTGTIFNYSALEWAWCTINTRTIYMKHSQRECFSLEPDVYALAPYLDLLNHSPNVQVKAAFNEQTRSYEIWTNSQHKKYEEVFICYGPHDNQRLLLEYGFVAIDNPHSSVYVSSDTLLQYFPPLDKQRKAKLSILKDHDFLENLTFGWDGPSWRLLTALKLLSLGADEFTCWRRTLLGDVISARNEQQTLNIAAKICHFLIEETQHVLLQISQLKRSKENLKNHLALVEALRLEDLKILQKSAEILCNLNMATA
- the SETD4 gene encoding SET domain-containing protein 4 isoform X1; amino-acid sequence: MKKSRGRTGRKRRRRHLQSCMDGVNCSCKLEYIKLKKWLKDRGFEDSNLRPAQFWDTGRGLMTTKALQAGDLIISLPQKCLLTTGTVLSSCLGEYIMKWKPPVSPLIALCTFLIAEKHAGEKSLWKPYLDVLPKTYTCPVCLEHDVVSLLPEPLRKKAQEQRTTVHELYMSSKAFFSSLQPLFAENTGTIFNYSALEWAWCTINTRTIYMKHSQRECFSLEPDVYALAPYLDLLNHSPNVQVKAAFNEQTRSYEIWTNSQHKKYEEVFICYGPHDNQRLLLEYGFVAIDNPHSSVYVSSDTLLQYFPPLDKQRKAKLSILKDHDFLENLTFGWDGPSWRLLTALKLLSLGADEFTCWRRTLLGDVISARNEQQTLNIAAKICHFLIEETQHVLLQISQLKRSKENLKNHLALVEALRLEDLKILQKSAEILCNLNMATA
- the SETD4 gene encoding SET domain-containing protein 4 isoform X3, coding for MKKSRGRTGRKRRRRHLQSCMDGVNCSCKLEYIKLKKWLKDRGFEDSNLRPAQFWDTGRGLMTTKALQAGDLIISLPQKCLLTTGTVLSSCLGEYIMKWKPPVSPLIALCTFLIAEKHAGEKSLWKPYLDVLPKTYTCPVCLEHDVVSLLPEPLRKKAQEQRTTVHELYMSSKAFFSSLQPLFAENTGTIFNYSALEWAWCTINTRTIYMKHSQRECFSLEPDVYALAPYLDLLNHSPNVQVKAAFNEQTRSYEIWTNSQHKKYEEVFICYGPHDNQRLLLEYGFVAIDNPHSSVYVSSDTLLQYFPPLDKQRKAKLSILKDHDFLENLTFGWDGPSWRLLTALKLLSLGADELFPS